From the genome of Nocardia sp. NBC_01503, one region includes:
- a CDS encoding phosphatase PAP2 family protein, which translates to MVALDLDAPVHVSQSGTGILDRTRAAVHGRGREAVVQLSVITVLYLVYRIGRMLAADEATRALANARTLLAWEDRLQIPNEQTVQSVFLKHDFLAIPANFYYATAHFAVAICALLWLWTFRPMYYRVTRNLMVALTAAALALHMLIPLAPPRMLPEYGFVDLAAKFGQSVYGPPDTDTLSNQFAAMPSLHVGWALLLAMGLIAATRTPWRWVLLLHPLITTLVVVGTGNHYWFDALVATALLAVATLLHPPVLNHPQPRA; encoded by the coding sequence ATGGTGGCACTGGATCTCGATGCACCCGTACACGTTTCGCAGTCGGGAACCGGCATCCTGGATCGAACGCGCGCGGCGGTACACGGCCGCGGGCGGGAAGCCGTGGTTCAGTTGTCGGTCATCACCGTCCTGTACCTGGTCTACCGTATCGGCCGCATGCTCGCCGCCGATGAGGCCACCCGCGCCCTCGCCAATGCCCGCACCCTCCTGGCCTGGGAGGACCGATTGCAGATACCGAATGAGCAGACGGTGCAGTCGGTCTTCCTGAAACACGACTTCCTGGCCATTCCGGCCAACTTCTACTACGCCACAGCACATTTCGCGGTCGCCATCTGCGCCCTGCTCTGGCTGTGGACCTTCCGCCCCATGTACTACCGCGTCACCCGCAACCTCATGGTGGCCCTCACCGCCGCGGCCCTGGCCCTGCATATGCTCATCCCCCTGGCCCCACCCCGCATGCTCCCCGAGTACGGATTCGTGGACCTGGCAGCCAAATTCGGCCAATCCGTCTACGGCCCACCCGATACCGACACCCTCTCCAACCAATTCGCCGCCATGCCGTCCCTGCACGTGGGCTGGGCACTCCTGTTGGCCATGGGCCTGATCGCCGCCACCCGCACCCCGTGGCGCTGGGTGCTACTGCTGCACCCGCTCATCACCACCCTCGTAGTGGTCGGCACCGGCAACCACTACTGGTTCGACGCCCTGGTCGCCACCGCCCTTCTGGCCGTGGCGACCCTGCTGCACCCGCCGGTCCTGAACCATCCACAGCCTCGGGCGTGA
- a CDS encoding alpha/beta fold hydrolase: MTSTESKARAQIGDLITVQGRRVHVRQDGPYDGKPVLLLHGFEGSVHWWDAVTPLLADTYRVIRVDLLGFGCTGGEAGFGQDGQGSMLAAVLAELGVAKVAVCGHSWGADAALAVAARSPRITEIIILDQAPDLSYLHVPAITPVLTLGPIARFIQRFAPETMVRQALREGFAPGFNTSGIVPSMRQMIQDHRAMSWRAYREVSTVRRRALAADPLDRQLRRLALPTLVIHGRLDSMYDWAITRDRYTTAGARFELIDTAGHSPNVETPQRFTEILREFLVAPTAPTPIGD; encoded by the coding sequence ATGACGTCTACCGAATCGAAAGCGCGCGCACAGATCGGTGATCTCATCACCGTCCAGGGCCGTCGCGTGCACGTCCGCCAGGACGGCCCCTACGACGGCAAACCCGTACTGCTGCTGCACGGCTTCGAAGGCTCGGTGCACTGGTGGGACGCGGTCACCCCGCTGCTGGCGGACACCTACCGGGTGATCCGGGTGGATCTGCTCGGATTCGGTTGCACCGGAGGCGAAGCCGGATTCGGCCAGGACGGTCAGGGCAGTATGCTCGCCGCCGTCCTGGCCGAACTCGGCGTCGCCAAGGTCGCGGTCTGCGGCCACTCCTGGGGTGCGGACGCCGCCCTCGCCGTGGCCGCGCGCTCGCCGCGCATTACCGAGATCATCATCCTGGACCAGGCTCCGGACCTGAGCTACCTGCACGTTCCGGCCATCACCCCGGTACTCACCCTCGGCCCGATCGCGCGGTTCATCCAGCGCTTCGCCCCCGAAACCATGGTGCGCCAGGCACTTCGGGAGGGCTTCGCGCCCGGCTTCAACACCTCCGGCATCGTCCCGAGCATGCGCCAGATGATCCAGGATCACCGCGCCATGTCCTGGCGCGCCTATCGCGAGGTCAGCACCGTTCGCCGCCGGGCACTGGCCGCCGACCCGCTGGACCGCCAGCTCCGCCGATTGGCCCTGCCCACCCTGGTCATCCACGGCCGCCTGGACTCCATGTACGACTGGGCGATCACCCGCGATCGCTACACCACCGCGGGCGCGCGCTTCGAGCTCATCGACACCGCGGGCCACAGCCCCAATGTCGAGACTCCGCAACGTTTCACGGAGATTCTGCGCGAGTTCCTGGTTGCCCCAACCGCTCCCACGCCGATCGGCGACTGA
- a CDS encoding baeRF3 domain-containing protein, which yields MFNQSDLSTLISAAPGRGVSIYLPTHNSGPDKRQDPIRLRNLLTEAHAKLVADGLGKRAADTLLAPGTALLDDYPFWQYQDQGLALFLGADGSQYRFTVPLTFTEQVHIEPGFYVKPLLPLLSADGKFAVLTLTADGATLYDGSKFALARDHAAELPGGPTENLDDDKQSRVLASPTARPHTGGKATTSTQAYGETSTDWRKSVLADWVGKVASSVERRLADQAIPLVVIADPELSGQFKKRSTLGPLLIGTVEKNPAALANGNLHDTAYQVVRPHFEAGERAALERAALLLADGPTKVAVTIGEVVRAAFQGRVDALLLTDGAAEWGRFDEMTDAVETHSEPGTSVIDLTEYATVKTLEHKGAVYLLPPEALAGLFRSEVAPSSVAVLRY from the coding sequence ATGTTCAATCAGTCCGACCTGTCGACGCTCATCTCCGCCGCGCCGGGGCGCGGTGTCTCCATTTATCTGCCCACGCACAACAGCGGTCCGGACAAACGTCAGGACCCGATTCGGCTGCGGAATCTGCTCACCGAGGCGCACGCGAAGCTCGTTGCCGACGGGCTCGGCAAACGTGCGGCCGATACCCTGCTCGCCCCCGGTACAGCCCTGCTCGACGACTATCCGTTCTGGCAATATCAGGATCAGGGGCTGGCGCTCTTCCTCGGCGCGGACGGCTCCCAGTACCGGTTCACGGTGCCGCTGACCTTCACCGAACAGGTGCATATCGAGCCCGGGTTCTATGTGAAGCCGCTGCTGCCGCTGCTCTCCGCGGATGGCAAGTTCGCGGTGCTGACCCTGACCGCCGACGGTGCGACGCTGTACGACGGCTCCAAGTTCGCGCTCGCCCGGGATCACGCGGCCGAACTGCCGGGCGGCCCGACCGAGAACCTCGACGACGATAAACAGAGCCGCGTGCTGGCCAGCCCCACCGCCCGGCCGCATACCGGCGGCAAGGCCACCACCTCGACGCAGGCGTACGGCGAAACCTCCACCGACTGGCGCAAATCCGTCCTCGCCGACTGGGTCGGCAAGGTCGCCTCCTCGGTCGAACGGCGCCTGGCGGATCAGGCCATTCCCCTGGTCGTGATCGCCGATCCGGAGCTGTCCGGCCAGTTCAAGAAGCGCAGCACACTGGGTCCGCTGCTGATCGGCACGGTCGAGAAGAATCCGGCCGCGCTCGCCAATGGCAACCTGCACGACACCGCCTACCAGGTGGTACGGCCACACTTCGAGGCCGGTGAACGCGCCGCCCTGGAGCGCGCCGCGCTGCTGCTGGCGGACGGTCCGACCAAGGTGGCCGTCACCATCGGCGAGGTGGTGCGCGCGGCCTTCCAGGGCCGGGTGGACGCGCTGCTGCTCACCGATGGCGCGGCGGAGTGGGGTCGCTTCGACGAGATGACCGATGCCGTCGAAACCCATTCCGAGCCGGGCACTTCGGTGATCGACCTGACCGAATACGCGACGGTGAAGACGCTGGAGCACAAGGGCGCGGTCTACCTGCTGCCGCCCGAGGCGCTGGCCGGATTGTTCCGGAGCGAGGTCGCACCATCCTCGGTCGCGGTGCTGCGCTACTGA
- a CDS encoding TetR/AcrR family transcriptional regulator, whose translation MTAPQRSTQVGRRARGMQDKQSRIFDAAAELFAEHGFARVTTQQISDRADIAAGTLFRYASSKGELLLMVYNADFRTALDLAEHRARAHDDPVETVLEIIRPTVRAAARNAENTIAYQRELLFGTASEKYRAEGLALVARMEAMIADRLAVDARARGLDSPRLEEFSRLAGRSVFAVLHLTLARPATGAHPGYDPLADLRAQIAQIVAGFFAALHAAANSEQRRDN comes from the coding sequence ATGACCGCCCCGCAGCGATCTACCCAGGTCGGACGGCGTGCACGCGGTATGCAGGATAAGCAGAGTCGCATTTTCGATGCCGCAGCCGAACTATTCGCCGAACACGGCTTCGCACGGGTTACCACCCAGCAGATCTCCGATCGCGCGGATATCGCCGCGGGCACCCTGTTCCGATACGCCTCCTCCAAGGGCGAACTGCTGCTCATGGTCTACAACGCGGATTTCCGGACCGCCCTGGACCTCGCGGAACATCGCGCCCGCGCACACGACGATCCGGTGGAGACGGTGCTGGAGATCATTCGGCCGACCGTGCGCGCCGCCGCGCGCAATGCCGAGAACACCATCGCGTATCAGCGCGAACTGCTCTTCGGCACGGCGAGTGAGAAATACCGTGCCGAGGGACTGGCCCTGGTCGCCCGGATGGAGGCCATGATCGCCGACCGGCTCGCCGTCGACGCCCGCGCGCGGGGACTGGATTCACCTCGGCTGGAAGAGTTTTCCCGCTTGGCCGGCCGCAGCGTCTTCGCGGTTCTACATCTCACCCTGGCCCGCCCCGCGACCGGGGCACATCCGGGCTACGACCCGCTCGCGGACCTGCGCGCCCAAATCGCGCAGATTGTCGCGGGCTTCTTCGCGGCGCTGCACGCTGCCGCCAATTCCGAACAGAGGAGAGACAATTGA
- a CDS encoding 3-hydroxyacyl-CoA dehydrogenase, translating into MSIDIHKVTVLGTGVLGSQIAYQTAFSGFEVTAYDINDDALKAAGERFTKLAAVYKSEVDGAGDGKADRTATSITLTSDLAQAVRDADLVIEAVPEVLAIKQDTYEKLGELAPERTIFATNSSTLLPSAMVEFTGRPDRFLALHFANQVWKFNTAEVMGTPATDPKVYQAVVDFAAAIGMVPIELHKEKAGYVLNSLLVPLLNAAMDLSANGYAEPEAVDKTWRIATGAPMGPFQILDIIGLTTPYNILVNGDENGKALAKWLQDNYIGKGKLGIASGEGFYKYSA; encoded by the coding sequence TTGAGCATCGATATTCACAAGGTGACCGTGCTCGGCACCGGAGTGCTGGGCTCGCAGATCGCGTACCAGACCGCGTTCAGCGGATTCGAGGTCACCGCCTACGACATCAACGACGACGCCTTGAAGGCCGCTGGCGAACGCTTCACCAAACTGGCCGCCGTCTACAAGAGCGAGGTCGACGGGGCGGGTGACGGCAAGGCCGATAGGACCGCCACGAGTATCACGCTGACATCCGATCTGGCACAGGCGGTTCGGGACGCCGATCTGGTTATCGAGGCCGTGCCCGAGGTGCTCGCCATCAAACAGGACACCTACGAAAAGCTCGGCGAACTCGCCCCCGAACGCACCATCTTCGCCACCAACTCCTCCACCCTGCTGCCCAGCGCCATGGTCGAGTTCACCGGCCGGCCGGATCGATTCCTGGCGCTGCACTTCGCCAATCAGGTGTGGAAGTTCAATACCGCCGAAGTGATGGGCACGCCCGCGACCGATCCGAAGGTCTATCAGGCCGTGGTCGACTTCGCCGCCGCCATCGGCATGGTGCCCATCGAATTGCATAAGGAGAAGGCGGGTTACGTCCTCAATTCGCTGCTGGTGCCGCTGCTCAATGCCGCCATGGATCTGAGCGCGAACGGCTACGCCGAACCGGAAGCGGTGGACAAAACCTGGCGGATCGCCACCGGCGCGCCCATGGGACCGTTCCAGATTCTCGACATCATCGGCCTGACCACGCCCTACAACATTCTCGTCAATGGTGACGAGAACGGTAAGGCGCTCGCGAAGTGGTTGCAGGACAACTACATCGGCAAGGGCAAGCTCGGCATCGCCAGCGGAGAGGGCTTCTACAAGTACTCCGCGTGA
- a CDS encoding oleate hydratase gives MFYSSGNYEAFTRPRKPEGVDAKTAWFVGSGLASLSGAAFLIRDGQLPGNRITILEELKLPGGALDGIRKPKKGFVIRGGREMENHFECLWDLYRTVPSMEIDGASVLDEFYWLNKDDPNFSLQRATIERGQDAHTDGLFTLNDKAQKEIVKVFLATREEMEDKRIDEVFSKDFLRSNFWLYWRTMFAFEEWHSALEMKLYLHRFIHHIGGLPDFSALKFTKYNQYESLVLPLYQWLLEQGVTFKFDTTVTDVDFDLSAKRKQAKRIHWVSEGVEGGVDLGADDLLFMTIGSLTENSDEGDQHTPAKLNTGPAPAWDLWRTLSAKDPAFGRPEVFAGDIEKTKWESATVTTLDQRIPEYIQKICKRDPFSGKVVTGGIVTVRDSSWLMSWTVNRQPHFKQQPKDQIVVWVYSLFVDVPGDYVKKTMQECTGEEITQEWLYHMGVPVADIPDLAANAATCVPVMMPYVTSFFMPRKAGDRPNVVPEGSVNFAFIGQFSETSRDCIFTTEYSVRTGMEAAYQLLNIERGVPEVFNSTYDIRSLLAATSRLRDGKTIDLPGPEILRKRIMQRLDATEVGELLTEFGLVSEK, from the coding sequence ATATTCTACAGCAGTGGCAATTACGAAGCCTTCACCCGACCGCGCAAGCCCGAAGGGGTGGACGCCAAAACGGCCTGGTTCGTCGGATCCGGTCTCGCCTCGCTGTCCGGAGCCGCCTTCCTCATCCGTGACGGTCAACTGCCGGGCAACAGGATCACCATTCTGGAGGAGCTGAAGCTTCCCGGCGGCGCGCTGGACGGTATTCGTAAACCCAAGAAGGGCTTCGTCATTCGCGGTGGACGCGAAATGGAGAACCACTTCGAATGCCTGTGGGATCTGTATCGCACCGTCCCGTCCATGGAGATCGACGGGGCCAGCGTCCTGGACGAGTTCTACTGGCTCAACAAGGACGATCCGAACTTCTCACTCCAGCGCGCCACCATCGAACGCGGTCAGGACGCGCACACCGACGGCCTGTTCACCCTGAATGACAAGGCGCAGAAGGAGATCGTGAAGGTCTTCCTGGCCACCCGGGAGGAGATGGAGGACAAGCGCATCGACGAGGTCTTCTCGAAAGACTTCCTGCGGAGCAACTTCTGGCTGTACTGGCGCACCATGTTCGCCTTCGAGGAGTGGCACAGCGCCCTGGAGATGAAGCTGTACCTGCACCGCTTCATCCACCATATCGGCGGGCTGCCGGACTTCTCGGCGCTCAAATTCACCAAGTACAACCAGTACGAATCACTCGTGCTGCCGCTGTACCAGTGGCTGCTGGAGCAGGGCGTCACGTTCAAGTTCGATACCACCGTCACGGATGTGGATTTCGACCTGAGCGCGAAACGTAAGCAGGCCAAGCGGATTCACTGGGTCTCCGAGGGCGTCGAGGGCGGCGTCGATCTCGGTGCGGACGATCTGCTGTTCATGACGATCGGCTCACTCACCGAGAACTCCGATGAGGGTGATCAGCACACCCCCGCCAAGCTGAATACCGGACCCGCACCCGCGTGGGATCTGTGGCGCACGCTCTCGGCCAAGGATCCGGCCTTCGGCCGACCCGAGGTCTTCGCGGGCGATATCGAGAAGACCAAATGGGAATCGGCGACCGTCACCACGCTGGATCAGCGTATCCCCGAATACATTCAGAAGATCTGTAAGCGAGATCCGTTCAGCGGCAAGGTCGTCACCGGCGGCATTGTCACGGTGCGGGATTCGAGCTGGCTGATGAGCTGGACGGTGAACCGGCAGCCGCACTTCAAACAGCAGCCCAAAGATCAGATCGTGGTGTGGGTCTACTCGTTGTTCGTGGATGTGCCCGGCGACTATGTGAAGAAGACCATGCAGGAGTGCACCGGCGAGGAGATCACCCAGGAGTGGCTGTACCACATGGGTGTTCCGGTCGCGGATATTCCGGACCTGGCCGCGAACGCCGCCACCTGCGTACCGGTGATGATGCCGTACGTGACCTCGTTCTTCATGCCGCGCAAGGCCGGTGACCGGCCGAATGTGGTGCCCGAGGGTTCGGTGAACTTCGCCTTCATCGGACAGTTCTCCGAAACCAGCCGGGACTGCATCTTCACCACCGAATACTCGGTGCGCACCGGTATGGAGGCGGCGTATCAGCTGTTGAATATCGAACGCGGCGTACCGGAGGTCTTCAACTCCACGTACGACATTCGCTCGCTACTGGCGGCGACCAGCAGGCTGCGCGACGGTAAGACCATCGATCTGCCCGGGCCCGAGATCCTGCGCAAGCGAATCATGCAGCGCCTCGACGCCACCGAGGTCGGCGAACTGCTCACCGAGTTCGGCTTGGTCTCCGAGAAATAG
- a CDS encoding LysR family transcriptional regulator, whose translation MRHRQTDGSVDLAQLRTFLAVYRAGSLTAGATQVGLSQPTVTTQIQTLERRLGPLFERLPRGVTPTAAAHDLAARVANPLDALESVVGDSPQDDTPEPPVLLGGPAELLAALTLPALAPLISQGIRFTIATGLADDLLTDLRLGKLDLVLSTIRPRGRTVLADPLADEEFVLVAAPQVAAKVDIDRLCGNDFTGVPLISYAADLPILRRYWRHVFDTRLEAEPALVIPDLRAVLAAVVSGAGISVLPRYLCARELDAGSIVTLLDPEDSPINTVYLARRVGGSARPHIERVRTQLLEAAEIWRACVH comes from the coding sequence ATGAGACATAGGCAGACCGATGGCTCCGTGGATTTGGCGCAGCTCCGCACATTCCTCGCCGTCTACCGGGCCGGATCGCTCACCGCGGGTGCCACCCAGGTCGGCCTCTCCCAGCCCACTGTGACGACGCAGATACAGACCCTGGAACGCAGACTGGGCCCGCTCTTCGAACGGCTGCCCCGCGGGGTCACCCCGACCGCCGCCGCCCATGATCTCGCCGCCCGGGTGGCGAATCCGCTCGACGCACTGGAATCCGTGGTCGGCGACTCACCGCAGGATGACACCCCCGAGCCGCCGGTACTGCTCGGCGGTCCGGCGGAGTTGCTCGCCGCGCTCACCCTGCCCGCGCTGGCTCCGCTCATCTCACAGGGCATCCGATTCACCATCGCCACCGGCTTGGCCGATGACCTGCTCACCGATCTGCGCCTGGGCAAGCTGGATCTGGTGCTCTCCACCATTCGCCCGCGCGGCCGCACCGTACTCGCCGATCCGCTGGCGGATGAGGAGTTCGTGCTGGTGGCCGCCCCGCAGGTGGCGGCGAAGGTCGATATCGATCGCCTGTGCGGCAATGACTTCACGGGCGTTCCGCTCATCAGCTATGCGGCGGATCTGCCTATCCTGCGGCGCTATTGGCGGCATGTGTTCGACACCCGTCTGGAAGCCGAACCGGCCCTGGTGATTCCGGATCTGCGCGCGGTGCTCGCCGCGGTGGTCTCGGGTGCGGGGATCTCGGTGCTGCCGCGATATCTGTGCGCGCGCGAGCTCGATGCCGGATCCATTGTGACACTGCTGGATCCGGAGGATTCGCCGATCAATACCGTATATCTGGCGCGCCGGGTGGGCGGGTCGGCCCGCCCGCATATCGAGCGGGTGCGCACCCAGCTGCTCGAGGCGGCGGAGATATGGCGGGCCTGCGTGCACTGA
- a CDS encoding type 1 glutamine amidotransferase domain-containing protein: MAKVLFVMTGVDHWTLADGTRHPTGYWAEEFAAPYEAFTAAGHDIVVATPGAVVPPIDRGSLAPDANGGPEGAEKIAETLRKATELSHPIDLGAVDLAEYDAVYYPGGHGPMEDLAVNAVSGELLNAALASGKPLGVVCHAPAALLATADADGKSPFAGYRITGFTNAEETQAGFADKAKWLLQDRLVALGLDFQAGAPWAPHIEVDRNLYTGQNPASSAPLAAELLKAL, translated from the coding sequence ATGGCCAAGGTCTTGTTCGTCATGACCGGCGTCGACCATTGGACGCTGGCCGACGGCACCCGGCACCCGACCGGGTACTGGGCCGAAGAGTTCGCCGCGCCCTACGAGGCATTCACCGCGGCCGGGCACGACATCGTGGTCGCCACCCCCGGCGCGGTGGTGCCGCCCATCGATCGTGGCAGCCTCGCCCCCGACGCCAACGGCGGTCCGGAGGGCGCCGAGAAGATCGCCGAAACCCTGCGCAAGGCAACCGAATTGAGCCATCCCATCGACCTCGGCGCGGTCGATCTCGCCGAGTACGACGCGGTCTACTATCCGGGCGGGCACGGTCCCATGGAGGATCTGGCCGTCAATGCCGTCTCGGGCGAATTGCTCAATGCCGCATTGGCTTCGGGCAAACCGCTCGGCGTGGTGTGCCATGCCCCGGCCGCACTGCTGGCCACCGCCGATGCCGATGGCAAATCGCCGTTCGCGGGCTATCGCATCACCGGCTTCACCAATGCCGAGGAAACCCAGGCCGGATTCGCGGACAAGGCCAAGTGGCTGCTCCAGGATCGACTCGTCGCACTCGGCCTGGATTTCCAGGCCGGTGCGCCGTGGGCCCCGCATATCGAGGTCGATCGCAATCTCTACACCGGGCAGAACCCGGCCTCCTCCGCCCCGCTGGCGGCGGAGCTGCTGAAGGCGCTCTGA
- a CDS encoding TetR/AcrR family transcriptional regulator, with protein sequence MADRTADVLDATLRCLLRYGARRTTMDDIASETGVSRSAVYQYVRNKDDAVRRLADRLHATAMTAAREAAAAPVPLADKVFGIASAKVLLASGPFADSPHAAELIDEQARLCGDICRAFTEDLHGLLTGVLTDAGRERPADSAGIILATTIGLLSMGRTDLLRTATDALLAGLDTKTLEGEQQ encoded by the coding sequence ATGGCCGACCGGACCGCCGACGTACTCGACGCCACCCTGCGCTGCCTGCTGCGGTACGGGGCGCGGCGGACGACCATGGACGATATCGCCTCCGAGACAGGCGTTTCCAGGTCGGCGGTCTATCAATACGTTCGCAATAAGGACGATGCCGTGCGGCGGCTCGCCGATCGCCTGCACGCGACCGCGATGACCGCCGCGCGGGAGGCCGCCGCCGCACCTGTTCCGCTGGCGGACAAGGTCTTCGGCATCGCCTCCGCGAAAGTGCTACTGGCATCGGGACCTTTCGCGGATTCACCGCACGCCGCGGAGCTCATCGACGAGCAGGCCCGGCTCTGCGGGGATATCTGCCGCGCCTTCACCGAGGATCTGCACGGACTGCTCACCGGCGTCCTCACCGACGCGGGCCGGGAACGCCCCGCCGACTCCGCCGGAATCATTCTCGCCACCACCATCGGCCTGCTGTCCATGGGCCGCACCGATCTACTGCGCACCGCCACCGACGCCCTGCTTGCCGGGCTCGATACGAAAACACTTGAAGGAGAACAACAATGA
- a CDS encoding NADP-dependent oxidoreductase: MTVDSREWRLIARPHGEPKPADFELATVTLPDPAPGQVLVRNDWLSVDPYMRGRMNDAESYIPPFGLGEAMTGGAVGTVIASAADAVPVGAVVSHFYGWREYAVLDAAAVQVVNAEIAPAQAYLGVLGTTGITAYAGLTEVAPVKAGDVVFISGAAGAVGSIAGQVAKRLGAAKVIGSAGGPAKTARLLEEFGFDHAIDYREGDLVGQLAAAAPEGIDVYFDNVGGDHLDAALVAMNLRGRIALCGAISVYNDTELAAGPSHLPLAIGKRINLRGMNVTDHLHQAPEWIGKAAGWLADGSLRAEETVVDGIDQALDAFTAMMSGANTGKMLVRLPHNG, translated from the coding sequence ATGACCGTCGACAGCCGTGAATGGCGTCTGATCGCCCGCCCGCACGGCGAGCCCAAGCCCGCCGATTTCGAGCTCGCCACCGTAACGCTGCCCGATCCCGCGCCCGGACAGGTGCTGGTGCGCAATGACTGGCTGTCGGTGGATCCGTACATGCGCGGGCGGATGAACGATGCCGAATCGTATATCCCCCCTTTCGGTCTCGGTGAGGCCATGACCGGTGGTGCGGTCGGCACCGTCATCGCCTCCGCCGCGGACGCTGTGCCCGTCGGCGCGGTGGTCAGCCACTTCTACGGCTGGCGCGAGTACGCCGTGCTCGATGCCGCCGCCGTCCAGGTGGTGAATGCCGAAATCGCGCCCGCCCAGGCGTATTTGGGCGTGCTGGGCACCACCGGCATCACCGCCTACGCCGGTCTCACCGAGGTCGCCCCGGTCAAGGCCGGTGATGTCGTCTTCATCTCCGGCGCGGCCGGTGCGGTGGGTTCGATCGCGGGACAGGTCGCCAAGCGGCTCGGCGCGGCCAAGGTGATCGGCTCGGCCGGTGGTCCGGCCAAGACCGCGCGCCTGCTGGAGGAGTTCGGCTTCGATCACGCCATCGACTACCGCGAGGGAGATCTGGTGGGGCAGTTGGCCGCCGCCGCGCCCGAGGGGATCGACGTGTACTTCGACAATGTCGGTGGCGATCACCTCGATGCCGCGCTGGTCGCCATGAATCTGCGTGGGCGCATCGCGCTCTGCGGGGCCATCTCGGTGTACAACGACACCGAACTCGCCGCCGGGCCGAGTCATCTGCCGCTGGCCATCGGTAAGCGGATCAACCTGCGCGGTATGAACGTCACCGATCATCTGCACCAGGCGCCGGAGTGGATCGGCAAGGCGGCCGGTTGGCTCGCCGATGGTTCACTGCGCGCGGAGGAGACCGTGGTCGACGGTATCGATCAGGCCCTGGATGCCTTCACCGCCATGATGAGCGGCGCGAATACCGGCAAGATGCTGGTTCGGTTGCCGCACAACGGATAA
- a CDS encoding PaaI family thioesterase — protein MANDATPPLNEIVNGALEFTIPIAHKMGVQATEVRPGYAATKVPVEGNGNHFGVMYAGVLFTVAEILGGALAVASFDSALYYPLVKDLHIYFRKPAATDVTAVAELSESEIARIAEEAELKGKSDFVLKAVVTDANGVVVAETEGIYQLRAHRK, from the coding sequence ATGGCGAATGACGCCACCCCGCCGCTGAACGAGATCGTGAACGGCGCGCTCGAATTCACGATCCCGATCGCGCACAAGATGGGCGTCCAGGCCACCGAGGTCCGCCCCGGTTACGCCGCCACCAAGGTTCCGGTCGAGGGCAATGGCAACCACTTCGGTGTCATGTACGCCGGAGTCCTGTTCACCGTCGCGGAGATTCTGGGCGGTGCGCTCGCCGTCGCCAGCTTCGACAGCGCCCTGTACTACCCGCTGGTCAAGGATCTGCACATCTACTTCCGCAAGCCCGCCGCCACCGATGTCACCGCGGTGGCCGAGCTGTCGGAGTCCGAGATCGCGCGCATCGCGGAGGAGGCCGAGTTGAAGGGTAAGTCGGACTTCGTGCTCAAGGCCGTCGTCACCGATGCCAATGGTGTGGTCGTCGCGGAGACCGAGGGGATCTATCAGCTCCGCGCCCACCGCAAGTGA
- a CDS encoding GntR family transcriptional regulator codes for MTYSSAERAYRAVKERILSGELPGGELISEGEIATSLGTSRTPVREAFLRLETEGWMKLYPKRGALVVPVPSHEAEHVTQARYVVETGAVRALAESDRSALMIRLRACLERQRALAATGDLDEFAVVDADFHREYVVAAGNPLLAGFYDSLRERQRRMNSVALRRGEIETDRIIAQHARLADLIESGDTTGFATALAQHLMDVHGVTLRGL; via the coding sequence ATGACGTATTCATCCGCCGAGCGGGCCTACCGCGCGGTCAAGGAACGCATCCTGAGCGGGGAACTCCCCGGGGGCGAGCTGATCAGCGAGGGCGAGATCGCCACCTCGCTCGGCACCTCGCGGACTCCGGTGCGCGAGGCCTTCCTGCGATTGGAGACCGAGGGGTGGATGAAGCTGTACCCCAAGCGGGGTGCGCTGGTGGTGCCGGTGCCCTCGCACGAGGCCGAGCATGTGACACAGGCGCGGTACGTGGTGGAGACGGGCGCGGTCCGAGCCCTCGCCGAGTCCGATCGATCGGCACTCATGATCCGGTTGCGCGCCTGTCTGGAACGCCAGCGCGCGCTCGCCGCCACCGGTGACCTCGATGAATTCGCCGTGGTCGACGCCGACTTCCACCGCGAATACGTGGTAGCCGCGGGCAACCCGCTACTCGCGGGCTTCTACGATTCGCTCCGCGAACGCCAGCGCCGTATGAACAGCGTCGCCCTGCGCCGCGGCGAGATCGAAACCGATCGCATCATCGCCCAGCACGCCCGCCTCGCCGACCTCATCGAATCCGGCGACACCACCGGCTTCGCCACCGCCCTCGCCCAGCACCTGATGGACGTGCACGGCGTGACCCTGAGAGGGCTGTGA